The following coding sequences lie in one Arachis stenosperma cultivar V10309 chromosome 5, arast.V10309.gnm1.PFL2, whole genome shotgun sequence genomic window:
- the LOC130980262 gene encoding AP-1 complex subunit gamma-2-like — MNPFSSGTRLRDMIRAIRASKTAAEERAVVRKECAAIRAAINENDQDYRHRNLAKLMFIHMLGYPTHFGQMECLKLIASPGFPEKRIGYLGLMLLLDERQEVLMLVTNSLKQDLNHTNQYIVGLALCALGNICSAEMARDLAPEVERLLQFRDPNIRKKAALCSIRIIKKVPDLAENFINSATALLREKHHGVLITGVQLCTDLCKISPEALEHVRKKCTDVLVRTLRDLANSPYSPEYDIAGITDPFLHIRLLKLLRVLGEGDADASDSMNDILAQVATKTESNKVAGNAILYECVQTIMSIEDNGGLRVLAINSLGRFLSNRDNNIRYVALNMLMKAVTADGQAVQRHRATILECVKDSDASIRKRALELVYVLVNETNVKPLAKELIDYLEVSENDFRGDLTAKICSIVSKFSPEKIWYIDQMLKVLSEAGNYVKDEVWHALIVVITNATELHGYTVRALYRAFQTSAEQESLVRVTVWCIGEYGDLLVNNVGMLDIEDPITVTESDAVDVLEIAIKRHESDLTTKAMALVALLKLSSRFPSCSERIKEIIVQFKGNLMLELQQRAIEFNSILAKHQNIRSTLVERMPVLDEATFIGRKAGSLPGAASTTTMPSVGIPNGEAKPAAPLIDLLDLSSDDAPAPSSSGGDLLHDLLGVDLSPAPQQSGAGQPSKSGTDVLLDLLSVGSPAQSSSSTVDILTSNTNGKSPVSPLDDISSLSLSSRVNSNAGAAPMMDLLDGFGPSPSKENNGPVYPSITAYESSSLRLTFSFSKQPGNPETTNIQATFTNLSSNVYTDFVFQAAVPKFLQLHLDPASSNTLPAAGNGSVTQSLKVTNSQHGKKNLVMRIRIAYKLNGKDTLVEGQINNFPREL, encoded by the exons ATGAATCCCTTCTCTTCAGGAACCCGCTTGAG GGACATGATTCGGGCCATACGTGCTTCCAAGACTGCAGCTGAAGAACGAGCTGTAGTTAGAAAAGAATGTGCTGCCATTCGTGCTGCAATAAATGAAAATGATCAAGATTATAGGCATCGGAATTTGGCTAAGCTAATGTTTATCCACATGCTTGGCTACCCCACTCATTTTGGTCAAATGGAATGCCTCAAGTTGATAGCATCACCTGGATTTCCGGAGAAGAGAATAGGTTACCTTGGCCTCATGTTGCTACTTGATGAAAGACAAGAAGTTCTAATGTTGGTCACCAATTCTTTAAAACA AGATCTTAATCACACAAATCAGTATATAGTGGGACTTGCTCTTTGTGCTTTAGGAAATATTTGTTCAGCAGAAATGGCTCGTGATCTTGCGCCAGAGGTTGAAAGATTGCTGCAATTTCGTGACCCAAATATTCGGAAGAAG GCAGCATTATGTTCTATAAGGATCATCAAGAAAGTTCCAGACTTGGCAGAAAATTTTATCAATTCTGCTACTGCCTTACTAAGGGAGAAGCATCATGGAGTTTTGATCACTGGGGTTCAGCTTTGTACAGATCTGTGTAAAATTAGCCCAGAAGCCCTTGAGCATGTTCGAAAG AAATGCACAGATGTTTTGGTCAGAACTCTTAGAGATCTAGCAAACAGTCCTTATTCACCAGAATATGATATTGCTGGCATCACAGACCCATTTCTCCATATCAGATTGCTTAAACTTTTGCGAGTGCTGGGCGAAGGTGATGCTGATGCTAGCGACTCTATGAATGACATACTTGCCCAG GTGGCTACAAAGACTGAGTCAAATAAAGTTGCAGGAAACGCCATTTTATATGAATGTGTTCAAACAATTATGAGCATTGAAGATAATGGAGGCTTGCGTGTTCTTGCCATCAACAGCCTGGGAAGATTCTTGTCGAACCGTGATAACAATATCAG aTACGTGGCACTAAATATGCTGATGAAGGCTGTAACTGCTGATGGTCAGGCAGTGCAGAGGCACCGTGCAACAATTCTGGAGTGTGTAAAG GATTCAGATGCTTCTATTCGGAAAAGAGCACTTGAACTTGTTTACGTTCTGGTAAATGAAACAAATGTGAAGCCATTAGCAAAAGAACTAATAGATTATCTGGAAGTCAGTGAAAATGATTTCAGGGGAGACCTTACAGCCAAAATTTGCTCCATAGTTTCAAA GTTTTCCCCAGAGAAGATCTGGTACATTGATCAGATGCTCAAGGTTCTGTCTGAG GCTGGAAATTATGTAAAAGATGAAGTATGGCATGCCCTAATTGTTGTAATAACAAATGCTACTGAGCTTCATGGATATACTGTAAGAGCATTATACAGAGCATTTCAGACATCAGCTGAACAG GAATCTCTAGTTCGAGTTACAGTGTGGTGCATTGGAGAGTATGGTGACTTATTAGTCAATAATGTTGGAATGCTTGACATAGAAGATCCAATTACG GTGACTGAGTCGGATGCTGTGGATGTCTTGGAGATTGCTATAAAACGCCATGAATCAGATCTTACCACAAAAGCAATGGCTTTGGTTGCCCTATTAAAGCTTTCTTCACGTTTTCCTTCATGTTCAGA GAGGATCAAGGAAATCATTGTTCAGTTCAAAGGGAACCTCATGCTTGAATTGCAGCAGAGAGCTAtagaattcaattcaattttagCAAAGCATCAGAATATTAG GTCTACTCTTGTAGAAAGGATGCCAGTTTTGGATGAGGCAACTTTTATTGGTAGGAAAGCTGGGTCTTTGCCAGGTGCAGCTTCAACTACAACAATGCCTTCAGTTGGTATTCCAAATGGAGAAGCTAAACCTGCAGCTCCACTTATAGATCTACTCGATCTAAGTTCAGACGATGCTCCAGCACCTAGTTCTTCTGGTGGTGATCTTCTTCATGACCTTCTTGGTGTTGATCTGTCACCCGCTCCTCAACAATCAG GTGCAGGTCAACCTTCAAAAAGTGGGACAGATGTTCTTTTGGATCTATTGTCCGTTGGATCACCTGCACAGAGCAGCTCATCTACAGTTGACATTTTAACTTCCAATACAAATGGCAAATCTCCAGTTTCACCATTAGATGATATTTCATCACTTTCACTTTCTTCAAGAGTAAATTCAAATGCTGGAGCTGCTCCTATGATGGATTTATTGGATGGTTTTGGTCCCAGCCCATCCAAAG AAAACAATGGACCAGTTTATCCATCCATAACTGCATATGagagtagctccttgaggttGACATTCAGTTTCTCAAAACAACCAGGAAACCCAGAAACAACAAATATCCAGGCTACCTTTACGAATTTGTCCTCTAATGTCTATACAGACTTTGTTTTCCAGGCAGCAGTTCCAAAG TTTCTTCAACTGCACTTAGATCCAGCTAGTAGCAATACTTTGCCTGCTGCTGGAAATGGATCCGTGACACAAAGTTTGAAAGTCACCAACAGCCAACATGGAAAG aaaaatcTTGTCATGCGCATAAGGATAGCTTACAAGTTGAATGGCAAGGATACACTGGTAGAAGGCCAAATCAATAATTTCCCTCGCGAATTATGA